GAAGAGATGCTATCATTTTTGCCAATACATTTGCAGGGTTTGCCACAGAACCTCCGTAGACTCCACTGTGGAGGTCACGATTTGGTCCAACAACTTCTACTTCCATATAAGAAAGTCCTCTAAGACCAGTTTCTACTGATGGGATGTCATTGGCGATGATTGATGTGTCAGAAATAAGGATAATGTCGGCAGACAGTTTCTCTATATTTGCTTTCAAGAAAGTCCCTAGGTTTTCGCTCCCGACTTCTTCTTCTCCTTCAAACATTACTTTAACATTGCACTCAAGCTCATTACTTGCAATCATTGCTTCTAGAGCTTTTACATGCATGTAGATTTGTCCTTTATCGTCACACGCACCTCGGGCAAATATGGCACCGTCTGGGTGATTACTAGTTTTTTTAATTGTTGGTTCAAAAGGAGGAGTGTCCCAAAGTTCATATGGGTCTGCGGGTTGAACATCGTAATGTCCATATACAAGAACCGTTGGGAGTTTTGGGTCTAAAATATGCTCAGCATAAACAATTGGATGTCCAGCTGTTTGGCAAATTTCGGTATGACTAAGTCCAGCTGCACTTAATTTTTCTTTGATCCATTCTGCTGCTTCCGTCATGTGATCATCAAACTTTGGATCAGCACTAACAGATGGAATTCTCAAAAAAGTGAGAAGTTCTTCAAGGAATCGTTCTTTATTTGCTTGTAGGTAGGATTGCATTTCTTCTTTTTTGTTTGGACAAAATTAAGGATTAAACCAGCAATTTACTTAAGATCCTTTGCCAAATTGTAAAGAAGTGGAAATGCTACTTAGGTGGATATTTGTTTTCTACGCCATTTGCCAACCTTTTAATGTTTTGACGATGGGTAAAGCAAAGAATCGCAAATAGTAAAAAACAGCATAGCTGAATGAATGACGAGTCTTTATAAGCGAAAAAGGAAAAAATCAAAAAGCTAAATGCACCAAGTAGAGATCCTAGAGAAACATATTTGCTGAGCTTTACAATGATAACGAACACTAGAACACAAATTATTGCACCATATGGATTGATTCCAACAATAATTCCAAAAGACGTTGCAATTCCTTTCCCTCCCTTGAACTGAGCAAAAACGGGAAGTAGGTGACCAATTACAGCGGCAATACCAATGATAAATTGATCTTCAAGGCTAAAACCAGCAAATCGTGCTATCCAAACAACAACTAATCCTTTGAAAATATCAATAAGTAGAACTATGATACCTGCTTTCTTGCCTAATACTCTGAGTGAGTTCGTGGCTCCTGAGTTGCCAGAGCCCATTTCTCGAATATCAACTTTATGAACTGCTTTGCCATACCAGTATGCTGTAGGAATAGATCCTATCAGATACGCCAAAACTAGGAAAGGTACAAATTCACTCATAATTCAATTCTTTGTTTCGTTTGCCATGCAAAACTAAGTAAATTGAATTTTAGGAAGAAGGATTGCTTTTGTTTTTTATTTAAATATCTTATTATCAAAAACTTGCATTGTGATAGTGGGTGAAAAAATGCTATTATTTTAAGCTAACTCCTTTTTTCTTAAGTGCTAAGTCGTGTGCCGTATCATAGTAAGACCTTAGATTTGTCCAATCAAAGATGTCTGAGAAGTTTTCGGTAGCATTTCTTTGCTTTATTCTCTCTCTTCGTTCCATGGTGACAAACTTGAACATCATTTCGGCCAAAGAATCTGCTGCTTTGTCAAAGTTTTGGTTTTCTCTGTCTACAACATATACACCCACATTTTCATAGTCTTCCATAAGTTGTTTCATGAAATCCCCAAAACCAGAAAGGTTAGATGTGATTGTAGGGATTCCTCTAACAACACACTCTAGTGGTGTATAGCCCCATGGCTCATAATAACTTGGAAATACTCCTAAGTGACAACCTCGAACAAACTGTCCATACTCAAGACCAAAAAGTGGGTTGGTAGTAGAAATAAAATCGGGGTGATAAACAAACTTAACGCGGTCTTTTTCGTGGTTTCTTAGATTTGTTTTTTCGAAGAATTCAGTAACCTCATCTCCCTTTTTAAGTAGGTGTGTAACTGTATGAGGTAATTTTTTGGTTTTCCAAGCTTGAATAGTTCTTCTCAACCTTAATCTCCAATACTCATCTACAAACTGATTCAGATCTGGAAGCTTGGGTTCGTCATTTGCAGCAGATGCATAAAACAATTGATCACCTAATTGCTTTTCAATGGAGCTGCAGGTTAATCGGATTTCTTCCATCACAGCCCTAGATTGTAAAACTTCTGGATCTATGGTATGGAAAGGATTTCTAGTGATTAAGAACATAACCACGGTCATTTTTGACCCTGATTTTACCAGCTTAAAGTTGAGACGCTTTAAGGCTTCGAGTGTAATATCGTATCCTTTATTTTTAAATTCGTATCGGCCAGAAGTGAAAAAGTAAAGCGTATTGTCTAAATCCCATGAATAGCTTTGGAAAAAATGACCCATTACAAACTGATTTATCTTTTGTTTGTATTGAAGGTGTAAGTTCTGGAATTCATGCGTTGCAGCAAATCGTGTAATGTTAAGTCCATTTGGCAAAATTAGATCACAACTTCTACCAAAAAATACTTCGCATTCTTTTGCTGTTACATCACTTACTGTAGTGAGCACATGACACAGTTTAGCAGACTTTCGCTCAATACCGGCTTGTGCTTCAATTCCATAATTTTTCGCTTCCACTTCCCAATTATATGTTGGAAGCTTATCATAAAAGTTGTCGACATTTCCAGCAATATATCTACCCAGCATAGTTGCGTGAGTCGTAAATACGGTAGCCATGTTGATCTTATTATGTCTCAAGCCTAATAGTGCAGAACTTGCCATCCACTCATGGAAGTGGCTAATTACCTCTTCCTTTTTACCCGCATATTGGCAGAAATCTGTGAGGTACCTTTCTATCATATCTCCAAACGCAATCACTTTATCAACCAGTGGTTCACTGTTGATCGTTGAGATTTGATGATGCTCCCAGAGTTTGTATTTTAAGTTATTTATATCTTCTAAACTCTTGTCAAACTTTAGTAAGATAATTCTTGGTCTACCGGTAACTAGCCAACGACCATACTTTACTTCGAAGCCAGCTTTGTTTAAATTCTGTGCTGTTTTGCAAAAACTAGAATCGTC
This portion of the Spirosomataceae bacterium TFI 002 genome encodes:
- a CDS encoding glycogen(starch) synthase; this encodes MSVTKYSQSKQETVKIEPKVSKKPVLFEIAWEVCNQVGGIYTVIRSKVPAMVEEWGDNYCLIGPYFAETAGVEFEEIEDDSSFCKTAQNLNKAGFEVKYGRWLVTGRPRIILLKFDKSLEDINNLKYKLWEHHQISTINSEPLVDKVIAFGDMIERYLTDFCQYAGKKEEVISHFHEWMASSALLGLRHNKINMATVFTTHATMLGRYIAGNVDNFYDKLPTYNWEVEAKNYGIEAQAGIERKSAKLCHVLTTVSDVTAKECEVFFGRSCDLILPNGLNITRFAATHEFQNLHLQYKQKINQFVMGHFFQSYSWDLDNTLYFFTSGRYEFKNKGYDITLEALKRLNFKLVKSGSKMTVVMFLITRNPFHTIDPEVLQSRAVMEEIRLTCSSIEKQLGDQLFYASAANDEPKLPDLNQFVDEYWRLRLRRTIQAWKTKKLPHTVTHLLKKGDEVTEFFEKTNLRNHEKDRVKFVYHPDFISTTNPLFGLEYGQFVRGCHLGVFPSYYEPWGYTPLECVVRGIPTITSNLSGFGDFMKQLMEDYENVGVYVVDRENQNFDKAADSLAEMMFKFVTMERRERIKQRNATENFSDIFDWTNLRSYYDTAHDLALKKKGVSLK
- a CDS encoding Acetylornithine deacetylase/Succinyl-diaminopimelate desuccinylase is translated as MQSYLQANKERFLEELLTFLRIPSVSADPKFDDHMTEAAEWIKEKLSAAGLSHTEICQTAGHPIVYAEHILDPKLPTVLVYGHYDVQPADPYELWDTPPFEPTIKKTSNHPDGAIFARGACDDKGQIYMHVKALEAMIASNELECNVKVMFEGEEEVGSENLGTFLKANIEKLSADIILISDTSIIANDIPSVETGLRGLSYMEVEVVGPNRDLHSGVYGGSVANPANVLAKMIASLHDDEGKITVEGFYDKVVELNEVERDALESAPFELEAYKKDLNIEAVDGEKGYTVRERSTIRPSLDVNGIWSGYIGAGSKTVLPSKANAKISMRLVPDQDWEDISNLFDIHFKKIAPPTVKVKVSRHHGGQPYVTPTDSIGYKAAYQAMEEGFGIKPVPTRGGGSIPIVALFEKVLGTKSILFGFGLDSDGLHSPNEHYGLFNFYKGIETIPLFYKHYVSLKNEE
- a CDS encoding glycerol-3-phosphate acyltransferase PlsY; protein product: MSEFVPFLVLAYLIGSIPTAYWYGKAVHKVDIREMGSGNSGATNSLRVLGKKAGIIVLLIDIFKGLVVVWIARFAGFSLEDQFIIGIAAVIGHLLPVFAQFKGGKGIATSFGIIVGINPYGAIICVLVFVIIVKLSKYVSLGSLLGAFSFLIFSFFAYKDSSFIQLCCFLLFAILCFTHRQNIKRLANGVENKYPPK